TTCACTAGAgttttctataaaaaaaatttTATTAAGGCAACTGAAAACCCTTTGGATTTGGTTCTTAAGCTGCAGCATCACTGATTAGTTCATATTGTGATGGGAGAATGTTACTCTTCGGAAGTAGCTGCGACAATCAATTTAAAGTTGCTGATCTAACTAAATGACCGCCTCATAAGTATGCTATTGTGAACCGTATTTTGCTGTTTTCTTCATGCTTGGTTGTGAACCGTATTTTGCTGTTTTCTTCATGCTTGGTTGATAGCAGGTATTGGATGGTTATATTCCACTGCTACAGTGTTTTGGGTCTTTACCATATATAGCAGTAATATTCTGGCTGTTTGAGAATGCATATTCAGATTCTGTTATCATTGTTGGTCTAACAAGCAAAGCCTTCTTGGTCATTCAATTACTGAAACTATTGGTCTGAGTATCACTTATAGTTAATTTATGACCATTACTGTTAGAACTTCGGCTATGCTGCAGCCTGCATGATTGATAATTGTATGCACCTTCAGGGTTGTGGAGAATTATCCTTTCTTCAGTTATTGAAAAATTAACTAATAtttatctccttttttttttaacaatGGGGTCATTAGGTTTTCTCCACCACTAAATCCAAGTCAATGGACATTGGTTATTACTATGCATGTGTGTTCTCATGGTTGATTTTTTATGACTTGAGAACTCACTCTTATAATACACTGGGTTTAGTTAGTTGATTTGGTGGTTAAACCACTGAATTTGTTCGTATTGGAATGTGTTTCGGAAGGATTTTTGCTACCTCTCTATCTTGCTTGATGTCAATAGTATTGTTGTTTTAAGACTATTACTGTCTTGCACCGGTGGTCAAAATAACTTCAGTGGTTGGTAGTAGTTTTCTTGGGTATTTCTTGATTTCTGTTATGCATTCTCGACGACAGTTTGTTTTTGAAATCTAGACTATGTATAGGATAAGCTTTCTGTTAATAGTTGTACCTTAAagaatattttgttacttttgctTTACCCAAGGACTCGATAGCATCACTCCATATGTAAGTGATGTTTTGGTGATTGGTTTGTAAGCTTTTGCTTGCTTGATTCCGGTTTAATTAATGTATAAGATGTTAGATTTAAGGTTTGAAATTGACGAAGCTGTGCTTCGGCAAGCTGCACAGGTTGGTTTTGGAACAAGGGTCATGCTTCCTTGAAATTTGCCAGAACTGTCATCACCTATGGTTGATTATGGAAAAAAACTGGATACAAGAACCTGTTCaacacccccccccccaccccccaagCAGTTTCTGCTTCTAGAATGTCTGCATCGATTGTTCTTGTTTGTTGATATTTCGTACCTTTGCTTTGTTCATCAAACTCTTCCTTATCCATTGTATATTGTCAATCAATTTTCAAGTAAATTATTATTGAATCTGTTGACAATATTTTGCTTTAAGCTGCATCCATAGTGTGTTGATCTTAAATATAACGTCAGAAGCTTATGGGTTTAGTTGGAGTCTGAACCAAGTGCGCTACAGTTTGGTTTGCTGATCCTTAAGAATGTTCGCTCTAGCCCATGCACCCATGCGATCCTTTGGTCAATAAAGTGGATGAAAATCATGGGAGACCAAGGTTCACGTATTGATCGAGACAAAATGCTAAGCGGTTTCTTtttatctatcttatgttgataGTAAGTAGAAGGTACTTAGTTGAATAGTTGAGGCGTACGCAAATTAGCACGAATACTAAAACAAGCCAATTTTTCCGTAATATACAAGAGCTGTTTTCAAAAAGCCACTCTGTTAAGCTTGCTTAAAATGTTATTTTTCGGCGGGTAATCAAGATGAATCCAATTCCTGGGATTTGAGATTCTACGAGCTAAAAGTAATTAGTGACTATTCTAGACCATAAAGAAGCAAGATACTGATAAAAATGACTAGCCTAGCCAATAAAGAACACTCTCTCAGGAATTCAGCATCTTTTCATCTCATAACATTGAGCTTGATCTTTGAAAGCATTGAGGGGATAACGTAAAAATTGAATTATCACCCACGAAATCAACCTACATTTCAATCTCTAAATTGTGTTACGCTTGAAGAGGGATGATAAGAATGAACTTAAATAGTCGCCCACTCAactacttaaactaaaaatagtcggtagatgtataatccatgtataatatgtgtatCATCATATATACCGGCTAAGTAAAGTAAATAGTGAACCCAGCccactatttgtgtaaagatgcCGGTAAATATTGGTATATATTTATATGACGATGTGACTAGTCTAATGACCACCTGCGACCGGAAAGGAACTATGAGCTGCATATTTGAATTTGGATTTCCGATCCGCTGATTAGTTTAGTTATCCGTTCATCTTCTGATGCAGTATTTGGCGGAATTTTGGATGTCGTTTCAAGTTTAGAGCAATAATTGTGTTACAGAAATTGATAATCATACTCATATTTCCTTTATGATTTCAAACCGATTGATGGTTAAATTAGGTAAATGAGTTTCTTCTTCAGCATTTGGTTCTTTTAGGCGTTTCGTCAAATAGGTTTCGAATGAAGGAGGTTTGTACTTGTTTGCGAGGTCGAGTGGTAGAGTTCCTGATTCAATCAGCACAGGAGCTTCAAGTTTCACCCATCGTCAAATACTCGGCACTTTCACTTTTCGCCGATCGATTCTACCCATCTCTAATTTCCAGAAAAGGAATTAACGATGCTGCTAAAACCTGGCTCTTACAGCTGCCTCTGAGAGAAAGCAATTTGCAGCTATTTGCTCTCGCAGCACTATGGATCTCAACCAAAATACACGATTCTCCTCCACTTCACGTCAAATGTTTCAAGTCTTTATCCGACAACACCATTACAGAGCAGCATTTTACAACAAAGGATTTTCTAGAAGCTGAGTTAGTGTTAATGCAGGTATTGAAATTTGAGATTGGTATGTTAAGAAGCATTGCCTTCAGATTCTTAGAAGATCTAATTACCAAATTGAAGGAAGTTGCTAGAGTTGGAGAGCAATTAAAACTTGAAGCTTGTATGGATATTATGGACTTACTCTATGAAAAGGGGGAGATTTCATCTTTTAATACTTCTCCCCGTCATCTCGCCGCGTCTATAATGGTTGCTGCATATTTGATCAC
This region of Nicotiana tomentosiformis chromosome 4, ASM39032v3, whole genome shotgun sequence genomic DNA includes:
- the LOC104094063 gene encoding cyclin-J18, coding for MKEVCTCLRGRVVEFLIQSAQELQVSPIVKYSALSLFADRFYPSLISRKGINDAAKTWLLQLPLRESNLQLFALAALWISTKIHDSPPLHVKCFKSLSDNTITEQHFTTKDFLEAELVLMQVLKFEIGMLRSIAFRFLEDLITKLKEVARVGEQLKLEACMDIMDLLYEKGEISSFNTSPRHLAASIMVAAYLITVPVQKTEFPILLWVKFVTSCNEDDILDTVRNILTHVFEA